A section of the Lutra lutra chromosome 3, mLutLut1.2, whole genome shotgun sequence genome encodes:
- the NDUFS1 gene encoding NADH-ubiquinone oxidoreductase 75 kDa subunit, mitochondrial isoform X2, with protein MLRIPLRRALVGLSNKSSKGCVRTTATAASNLIEVFVDGQSVMVEPGTTVLQACEKVGMQIPRFCYHERLSVAGNCRMCLVEIEKAPKVVAACAMPVMKGWNILTNSEKSKKAREGVMEFLLANHPLDCPICDQGGECDLQDQSMMFGSDRSRFLEGKRAVEDKNIGPLVKTIMTRCIQCTRCIRFASEIAGVDDLGTTGRGNDMQVGTYVEKMFMSELSGNIIDICPVGALTSKPYAFTARPWETRKTESIDVMDAVGSNIVVSTRTGEVMRILPRMHEDINEEWISDKTRFAYDGLKRQRLTEPMVRNEKGLLTYTSWEDALSRVAGMLQSFQGSDVAAVAGGLVDAEALVALKDLLNRVDSDTLCTEEVFPTAGAGTDLRSNYLLNTTIAGVEEADLVLLVGTNPRFEAPLFNARIRKSWLHNDLKVALIGSPVDLTYKYDHLGDSPKVLQDIASGSHPFSQVLHEAKKPMVVLGSPALQRDDGAAVLASVSGIAHQVRMSSAVSGDWKVMNILHRIASQVAALDLGYKPGVEAIRKNPPKVLFLLGADGGCITRQDLPKDCFIIYQGHHGDIGAPIADVILPGAAYTEKSATYVNTEGRAQQTKVAVTPPGLAREDWKILRALSEIAGMTLPYDTLDQVRNRLEEVSPNLVRYDDVEGANYFQQANELSKLVNQQLLADPLVPPQLTIKDFYMTDSISRASQTMAKCVKAVTEGAQAVEEPSIC; from the exons GCTTGTGAGAAGGTTGGCATGCAGATCCCTCGATTCTGTTATCATGAAAGATTGTCTGTTGCTGGAAACTGCAGGATGTGCCTGGTTGAAATTGAGAAAGCTCCTAAG GTTGTAGCTGCTTGCGCCATGCCAGTGATGAAAGGTTGGAATATCCTGACAAACTCGGAGAAATCTAAGAAAGCCAG AGAAGGTGTGATGGAGTTCTTGCTAGCAAATCACCCACTGGACTGTCCTATTTGTGACCAGGGAGGTGAATGTGATCTGCAG GACCAGTCCATGATGTTCGGAAGTGATAGGAGCCGATTTTTAGAGGGGAAACGTGCTGTGGAGGACAAGAACATTGGGCCATTGGTAAAGACCATCATGACTAGATGTATACAGTGTACTCGCTGCATCAG GTTTGCAAGTGAGATTGCAGGAGTAGATGATTtgggaacaacaggcagagggaatgaTATGCAAGTTGGCACATATGttgaaaagatgttcatgtcTGAGCTCTCTGGAAATATCATTGATATCTGCCCTGTAGGTGCCCTGACCTCTAAGCCCTATGCTTTTACTGCCCGCCCTTGGGAAACAAG AAAGACGGAATCCATTGATGTCATGGATGCAGTTGGAAGTAATATTGTGGTAAGCACAAGAACAGGAGAGGTGATGAGGATTTTGCCAAGGATGCACGAGGACATCAATGAAGAGTGGATCTCTGATAAAACCAG ATTTGCCTATGATGGGCTAAAACGTCAAAGACTTACGGAGCCGATGGTCAGAAATGAAAAGGGGCTTTTAACCTATACCTCCTGGGAGGATGCACTCTCTCGTGTAGCTGGAATG TTGCAAAGTTTTCAGGGCAGTGATGTGGCAGCAGTTGCAGGTGGCTTGGTGGATGCTGAAGCCCTGGTAGCTCTCAAGGATTTGCTTAATAGGGTGGACTCTGACACCCTGTGCACGGAAGAGGTCTTCCCCACTGCAGGAGCTGG caCAGATTTGCGTTCCAACTATCTTCTTAATACTACAATTGCTGGTGTGGAAGAGGCAGATCTTGTCCTTCTGGTTGGTACAAATCCACGTTTTGAGGCACCACTGTTTAATGCTAGAATTCGAAAGAG cTGGCTTCACAATGACTTAAAAGTGGCCCTTATTGGCAGCCCAGTGGATCTCACTTATAAATATGACCACCTGGGAGATTCTCCCAAAGTTCTTCAAGACATTGCTTCCGGTAGCCATCCGTTCAGCCAG GTATTACATGAAGCTAAGAAACCAATGGTGGTTTTAGGCAGCCCTGCGCTGCAGAGGGACGACGGCGCGGCGGTTCTTGCGTCTGTTTCCGGCATCGCCCACCAGGTTCGGATGAGTAGTGCTGTTTCTGGCGATTGGAAAGTTATGAATATCCTTCATAG GATTGCAAGCCAGGTAGCTGCTTTGGACCTTGGCTATAAACCTGGGGTGGAAGCAATTCGTAAGAACCCTCCCAAAGTGCTATTTCTCCTGGGAGCAGATGGAGGTTGTATCACTCGGCAGGATTTGCCAAAGGATTGTTTCATTATTTATCAAG GACATCATGGTGACATCGGCGCTCCAATAGCTGATGTTATTCTCCCAGGCGCTGCTTACACAGAGAAGTCTGCTACTTATGTCAATACTGAGGGTCGAGCCCAGCAGACTAAAGTAGCAGTGACACCTCCTGGCTTGGCAAGAGAAGATTGGAAAATTCTAAGAGCCCTCTCTGAG ATTGCAGGTATGACTCTTCCATATGATACTCTGGATCAAGTAAGGAACAGACTGGAAGAAGTCTCTCCGAATCTTGTCCGATATGATGATGTCGAAGGAGCCAATTATTTCCAACAAGCAAATGAGCTTTCTAAG CTGGTGAACCAGCAACTTCTTGCTGATCCGCTTGTTCCGCCTCAGCTAACAATAAAAGACTTCTACATGACAG ACTCAATTAGCAGAGCCTCACAGACAATGGCCAAATGTGTCAAAGCTGTCACGGAGGGTGCCCAGGCAGTAGAGGAACCATCCATATGCTGA
- the NDUFS1 gene encoding NADH-ubiquinone oxidoreductase 75 kDa subunit, mitochondrial isoform X1 → MTKLYHFSSRSLHFSSNMLRIPLRRALVGLSNKSSKGCVRTTATAASNLIEVFVDGQSVMVEPGTTVLQACEKVGMQIPRFCYHERLSVAGNCRMCLVEIEKAPKVVAACAMPVMKGWNILTNSEKSKKAREGVMEFLLANHPLDCPICDQGGECDLQDQSMMFGSDRSRFLEGKRAVEDKNIGPLVKTIMTRCIQCTRCIRFASEIAGVDDLGTTGRGNDMQVGTYVEKMFMSELSGNIIDICPVGALTSKPYAFTARPWETRKTESIDVMDAVGSNIVVSTRTGEVMRILPRMHEDINEEWISDKTRFAYDGLKRQRLTEPMVRNEKGLLTYTSWEDALSRVAGMLQSFQGSDVAAVAGGLVDAEALVALKDLLNRVDSDTLCTEEVFPTAGAGTDLRSNYLLNTTIAGVEEADLVLLVGTNPRFEAPLFNARIRKSWLHNDLKVALIGSPVDLTYKYDHLGDSPKVLQDIASGSHPFSQVLHEAKKPMVVLGSPALQRDDGAAVLASVSGIAHQVRMSSAVSGDWKVMNILHRIASQVAALDLGYKPGVEAIRKNPPKVLFLLGADGGCITRQDLPKDCFIIYQGHHGDIGAPIADVILPGAAYTEKSATYVNTEGRAQQTKVAVTPPGLAREDWKILRALSEIAGMTLPYDTLDQVRNRLEEVSPNLVRYDDVEGANYFQQANELSKLVNQQLLADPLVPPQLTIKDFYMTDSISRASQTMAKCVKAVTEGAQAVEEPSIC, encoded by the exons GCTTGTGAGAAGGTTGGCATGCAGATCCCTCGATTCTGTTATCATGAAAGATTGTCTGTTGCTGGAAACTGCAGGATGTGCCTGGTTGAAATTGAGAAAGCTCCTAAG GTTGTAGCTGCTTGCGCCATGCCAGTGATGAAAGGTTGGAATATCCTGACAAACTCGGAGAAATCTAAGAAAGCCAG AGAAGGTGTGATGGAGTTCTTGCTAGCAAATCACCCACTGGACTGTCCTATTTGTGACCAGGGAGGTGAATGTGATCTGCAG GACCAGTCCATGATGTTCGGAAGTGATAGGAGCCGATTTTTAGAGGGGAAACGTGCTGTGGAGGACAAGAACATTGGGCCATTGGTAAAGACCATCATGACTAGATGTATACAGTGTACTCGCTGCATCAG GTTTGCAAGTGAGATTGCAGGAGTAGATGATTtgggaacaacaggcagagggaatgaTATGCAAGTTGGCACATATGttgaaaagatgttcatgtcTGAGCTCTCTGGAAATATCATTGATATCTGCCCTGTAGGTGCCCTGACCTCTAAGCCCTATGCTTTTACTGCCCGCCCTTGGGAAACAAG AAAGACGGAATCCATTGATGTCATGGATGCAGTTGGAAGTAATATTGTGGTAAGCACAAGAACAGGAGAGGTGATGAGGATTTTGCCAAGGATGCACGAGGACATCAATGAAGAGTGGATCTCTGATAAAACCAG ATTTGCCTATGATGGGCTAAAACGTCAAAGACTTACGGAGCCGATGGTCAGAAATGAAAAGGGGCTTTTAACCTATACCTCCTGGGAGGATGCACTCTCTCGTGTAGCTGGAATG TTGCAAAGTTTTCAGGGCAGTGATGTGGCAGCAGTTGCAGGTGGCTTGGTGGATGCTGAAGCCCTGGTAGCTCTCAAGGATTTGCTTAATAGGGTGGACTCTGACACCCTGTGCACGGAAGAGGTCTTCCCCACTGCAGGAGCTGG caCAGATTTGCGTTCCAACTATCTTCTTAATACTACAATTGCTGGTGTGGAAGAGGCAGATCTTGTCCTTCTGGTTGGTACAAATCCACGTTTTGAGGCACCACTGTTTAATGCTAGAATTCGAAAGAG cTGGCTTCACAATGACTTAAAAGTGGCCCTTATTGGCAGCCCAGTGGATCTCACTTATAAATATGACCACCTGGGAGATTCTCCCAAAGTTCTTCAAGACATTGCTTCCGGTAGCCATCCGTTCAGCCAG GTATTACATGAAGCTAAGAAACCAATGGTGGTTTTAGGCAGCCCTGCGCTGCAGAGGGACGACGGCGCGGCGGTTCTTGCGTCTGTTTCCGGCATCGCCCACCAGGTTCGGATGAGTAGTGCTGTTTCTGGCGATTGGAAAGTTATGAATATCCTTCATAG GATTGCAAGCCAGGTAGCTGCTTTGGACCTTGGCTATAAACCTGGGGTGGAAGCAATTCGTAAGAACCCTCCCAAAGTGCTATTTCTCCTGGGAGCAGATGGAGGTTGTATCACTCGGCAGGATTTGCCAAAGGATTGTTTCATTATTTATCAAG GACATCATGGTGACATCGGCGCTCCAATAGCTGATGTTATTCTCCCAGGCGCTGCTTACACAGAGAAGTCTGCTACTTATGTCAATACTGAGGGTCGAGCCCAGCAGACTAAAGTAGCAGTGACACCTCCTGGCTTGGCAAGAGAAGATTGGAAAATTCTAAGAGCCCTCTCTGAG ATTGCAGGTATGACTCTTCCATATGATACTCTGGATCAAGTAAGGAACAGACTGGAAGAAGTCTCTCCGAATCTTGTCCGATATGATGATGTCGAAGGAGCCAATTATTTCCAACAAGCAAATGAGCTTTCTAAG CTGGTGAACCAGCAACTTCTTGCTGATCCGCTTGTTCCGCCTCAGCTAACAATAAAAGACTTCTACATGACAG ACTCAATTAGCAGAGCCTCACAGACAATGGCCAAATGTGTCAAAGCTGTCACGGAGGGTGCCCAGGCAGTAGAGGAACCATCCATATGCTGA